Proteins co-encoded in one Desulfobacteraceae bacterium genomic window:
- a CDS encoding YIP1 family protein translates to MNAGTAFSLRFYLTTLTRLSVNPRAVLAELPPEAGWSRPLGMLVVSSLLFAGACVIAQPGPQPVYLGLIYFANAVGMTLIAAGAGWLIITLMRGREIAFRRVFTIYALAAGITLLASWVPGLVLLTEAWKWWLIGTGMTRGLGLPRRQALTVVAISIALIILLFWSLQTLLPATG, encoded by the coding sequence ATGAACGCCGGCACCGCCTTTTCCCTGCGCTTCTACCTGACGACCCTGACCCGCCTGTCGGTCAACCCGCGCGCCGTGTTGGCCGAGCTGCCGCCGGAAGCCGGCTGGAGCCGTCCCCTGGGCATGCTGGTGGTTTCCAGCCTCCTTTTTGCCGGGGCCTGTGTGATCGCTCAGCCGGGCCCACAGCCGGTGTACCTTGGGCTGATCTATTTCGCCAACGCCGTGGGCATGACCCTTATCGCCGCCGGCGCCGGCTGGCTGATCATCACCCTGATGCGGGGCCGGGAGATCGCCTTCCGGCGGGTTTTCACCATTTACGCCCTGGCAGCCGGGATCACCCTCCTGGCCTCCTGGGTTCCCGGGCTGGTCCTGCTCACCGAAGCCTGGAAGTGGTGGCTGATCGGAACCGGCATGACCCGCGGGCTGGGTCTGCCCCGCCGTCAGGCCCTGACGGTCGTGGCCATCTCCATCGCCCTGATCATTCTGCTCTTCTGGTCGCTCCAAACGCTGCTGCCGGCCACAGGCTGA
- a CDS encoding response regulator — protein sequence MDKGITILIADRNRHVREFLKRELAAIGYRVRLAKNGREVLNWVNHYPPPDLLILDLNLPDEPELGILEKLHQAMPSLPVVVHSFTWDYDDCPAVVTAAAFVEKGGGSIEQLKQVVEEVLADHGPSPSEESEEA from the coding sequence GTGGACAAAGGCATCACGATTTTAATCGCAGACCGCAACCGCCACGTCCGGGAATTTTTGAAACGGGAGCTGGCGGCGATCGGCTACCGCGTGCGCCTCGCCAAAAACGGGCGGGAGGTGTTGAACTGGGTCAACCACTACCCGCCGCCGGATCTCCTGATTCTGGATCTCAATCTGCCCGACGAACCCGAACTCGGCATCCTCGAAAAACTGCACCAGGCCATGCCGTCGCTGCCCGTTGTGGTCCACAGCTTCACCTGGGATTACGACGATTGTCCGGCCGTGGTGACCGCGGCGGCCTTCGTGGAAAAAGGGGGCGGCAGCATCGAACAGCTCAAGCAGGTGGTGGAGGAGGTTCTCGCCGATCACGGCCCGAGTCCATCGGAGGAAAGTGAGGAGGCATGA
- a CDS encoding chorismate-binding protein produces the protein MQIRQFPEPGAYRQLAAGHNVVPVCIEILADTETPVSLLGKLRAGGRPVFLFESVEGGERWGRYSFLGTSARAHLKVFRDAVEIRENGTQRRLPHHGDPLAVLRAFMTGFRPPEIPELPRFWGGLVGYLTYEMVSFFEKIPNKLPLETPLAQFIVPDELLIFDNIRHTLLAVKITFPDGAHNVDDAYAAATEGLRALLGLLARPAVEAAPASARFQLSAVHPPEAYRQRVVRTKAYITAGDIIQAVVSQPFVCPNPPDLWSLYRAQRFINPSPYLYFLQLDDIALVGSSPETMVRLENGIATLRPIAGTRPRGASEQEDRALADELLQDEKERAEHLMLVDLGRNDLGRVAEVGSVQVTDLMLVERYSHVMHLVSNIRCDLKPDCDVWDLLRATFPAGTLSGAPKIRAMEIIAELEETPRGPYGGAVGYISFHGNMDLAITIRTACVENGRLTVRAGAGLVADSDPERERRETVNKAMAIQKALELVTRQAVFSGRSAT, from the coding sequence ATGCAGATCAGACAGTTTCCAGAACCCGGTGCCTACCGGCAGCTGGCCGCAGGCCACAACGTCGTGCCGGTGTGCATCGAAATCCTGGCCGACACCGAAACCCCCGTCAGCCTTCTGGGCAAGCTGCGCGCCGGCGGCCGGCCGGTGTTTCTCTTTGAAAGCGTCGAGGGCGGCGAGCGCTGGGGCCGCTACAGCTTTCTGGGAACCTCGGCCCGGGCGCATCTCAAGGTTTTTCGGGACGCGGTGGAGATCCGGGAAAACGGAACCCAGCGCCGGCTGCCCCACCACGGGGATCCGCTGGCGGTTCTGAGGGCTTTCATGACCGGCTTCCGACCGCCCGAGATACCCGAATTGCCCCGCTTCTGGGGCGGCCTGGTGGGCTATCTGACCTATGAAATGGTGTCGTTTTTCGAAAAAATCCCCAACAAACTGCCCCTCGAAACCCCGCTGGCGCAGTTCATCGTGCCCGATGAGCTACTGATCTTCGACAACATCCGGCACACCCTGCTGGCCGTCAAGATCACCTTTCCCGATGGCGCGCATAACGTCGATGACGCCTATGCCGCGGCCACCGAAGGGCTCCGGGCGCTGTTGGGTCTGCTGGCACGGCCGGCGGTGGAGGCGGCGCCCGCGAGCGCTCGGTTTCAGCTGTCGGCTGTTCACCCGCCGGAAGCCTACCGCCAGCGGGTCGTGCGCACCAAGGCCTACATCACGGCCGGGGACATCATCCAGGCCGTGGTCTCCCAGCCGTTCGTCTGCCCCAACCCGCCGGACCTCTGGTCCCTCTACCGGGCCCAGCGCTTCATCAACCCCTCGCCCTACCTCTATTTCCTCCAGCTGGACGACATCGCCCTGGTGGGCTCATCACCGGAAACCATGGTGCGCCTGGAAAACGGCATCGCCACCCTGCGCCCGATCGCCGGCACGCGCCCCCGCGGCGCCAGTGAACAGGAGGACCGCGCGCTGGCCGACGAACTGCTCCAGGATGAAAAGGAGCGCGCCGAGCACCTCATGCTGGTGGACCTGGGGCGCAACGACCTGGGCCGGGTGGCCGAGGTGGGCAGCGTTCAGGTGACGGACCTGATGCTGGTGGAGCGCTACTCCCACGTGATGCACCTGGTCTCCAACATCCGCTGCGACCTCAAGCCGGACTGTGACGTCTGGGACCTGCTGCGGGCGACGTTTCCGGCAGGCACCCTTTCCGGGGCACCCAAAATCCGGGCCATGGAAATCATCGCCGAGCTGGAGGAAACCCCCCGCGGCCCCTACGGCGGGGCGGTGGGCTACATCTCGTTTCACGGCAACATGGATCTGGCCATCACCATCCGGACGGCCTGCGTCGAAAACGGCCGCCTGACGGTCCGTGCCGGCGCCGGCCTGGTGGCCGACTCCGACCCCGAGCGCGAGCGCCGGGAAACCGTCAACAAGGCCATGGCCATCCAGAAAGCCCTGGAGCTGGTCACCCGCCAAGCCGTTTTCAGCGGGAGGAGCGCGACATGA
- a CDS encoding response regulator codes for MDPIRLLLVDDEADFRRAIARRLTKRGITPAEAATGEECLRLLAEQPMDVVVLDVKMPGMNGIEVLGRIKEKYPETEVILLTGHATTPDGVAGIKSGAFDYLTKPIELEQLVSKIHQAHDKILRAAEKKREAAYRARMEQQMIATERLASLGTLATGVAHEINNPLAIIKESAGWMRLILKNPQMADIPRREDLEKAIGKIENAIERARRITHQLLGSVQRQEAAVVEVHLPSLVAETLELLHREIANRNVSVQREIAPEAETIWSDPYQLRQVLINLLSNAVQASADEGRIDVRLQAHGEGVALEIADTGKGIPKENLDKIFEPFFSTKPPGEGTGLGLFVTRGIVEKLGGRITVESRLGAGARFRVVLPKRHISAADNGAPSGGDDWLDQIRHLAKEP; via the coding sequence ATGGATCCCATCCGACTGCTGCTGGTTGACGACGAAGCCGACTTCCGCCGCGCCATCGCGCGCCGGCTCACCAAACGCGGAATAACGCCGGCGGAGGCTGCCACCGGCGAGGAGTGCCTGCGGCTGCTGGCCGAGCAGCCCATGGATGTGGTCGTGCTGGACGTGAAAATGCCCGGCATGAACGGGATCGAGGTCCTGGGGCGGATCAAGGAAAAATACCCGGAAACCGAGGTGATTCTCCTGACCGGGCACGCCACCACCCCCGACGGGGTGGCCGGGATCAAGTCGGGGGCCTTCGACTATCTCACCAAACCGATCGAACTGGAGCAGCTGGTCAGCAAAATCCATCAGGCCCACGACAAGATCCTGCGGGCCGCCGAAAAAAAACGCGAGGCCGCCTACCGGGCACGGATGGAACAGCAGATGATCGCCACCGAGCGCCTGGCCTCGCTGGGGACCCTGGCCACCGGGGTGGCCCATGAGATCAACAACCCCCTGGCGATCATCAAGGAATCGGCCGGCTGGATGCGGCTGATTCTCAAAAACCCGCAGATGGCTGACATTCCGCGCAGGGAGGACCTCGAAAAAGCCATCGGCAAGATCGAAAACGCCATTGAACGCGCCCGGCGCATCACCCACCAGCTGCTGGGCTCGGTCCAGCGGCAGGAGGCGGCGGTGGTGGAGGTCCATCTGCCCTCCCTGGTGGCGGAAACCCTGGAACTGCTCCACCGCGAGATCGCCAACCGCAACGTCAGCGTCCAGCGCGAGATCGCCCCCGAGGCGGAAACCATCTGGAGCGACCCCTACCAGCTGCGCCAGGTGCTGATCAACCTGCTCTCCAATGCCGTCCAGGCCAGCGCCGACGAGGGCCGCATCGACGTGCGTCTGCAGGCCCACGGCGAGGGCGTCGCCCTGGAGATCGCCGACACCGGCAAGGGCATCCCCAAGGAGAACCTGGACAAGATCTTCGAGCCTTTCTTCAGCACCAAACCCCCCGGCGAGGGCACCGGCCTGGGGCTCTTCGTCACCCGCGGGATCGTCGAAAAGCTTGGCGGCCGCATCACGGTGGAAAGCCGTTTGGGGGCCGGGGCCCGCTTCCGGGTGGTGCTGCCCAAACGACACATATCCGCCGCCGACAACGGCGCCCCGTCCGGCGGCGACGACTGGCTGGACCAAATCCGGCATCTGGCCAAAGAGCCCTGA
- a CDS encoding two-component sensor histidine kinase: protein MKEKDQHYAAMKRILLASMILLPVVPFILALWIGHYHFTSALENSTIASITRIVEDHRHMIDSFLAERRSDLEFVLNTHSYESLGRPETLKRALALLQQSSSAFVDLGVFDQSGMHVAYQGPFELKWKSYRDEPWFKAVMEKGVYISDIFLGYRKVPHFVIALAKQDGASRWVIRATIDTQMFNELAGRVRIGKTGEAFLLSAQGTFQTERRSGGRLMAQDPDFGWYPVEDQRVRIFIESDRQGDTYLYATTRLTNKNWLLVVRQEKADAFKALSTATHLILLISLLGGAVIIAVAFYLTDRIVARIQQTDREKNQLNEQLIRAHRLSELGEMAAGFAHEINNPLQVMKSEQALIETIIADLKASGQLPESEDLKDLEDSVSQISLQIARCSKITHAILRFGRKSEDAVQDFDIQTFIPEVIEMVAKKASVEGIAIHREIQDGPVFIHGDPSQLQQVLLNLFNNAMDAIIARHGTMGGELTVSSAPTGNGRVRITVNDNGCGIDAGNLDKIFSPFFTTKPVGKGTGLGLSVCYGIIQNLGGAMTVQSAPGEGATFVIDLPTTAA from the coding sequence ATGAAGGAGAAGGACCAGCATTACGCGGCAATGAAGCGAATCCTCCTGGCGAGCATGATCTTGCTGCCGGTCGTACCGTTTATTCTGGCCCTTTGGATCGGCCACTACCATTTCACCTCGGCCCTGGAAAACTCCACCATCGCCAGCATCACGCGCATCGTCGAAGACCACCGCCACATGATCGATTCCTTCCTGGCCGAGCGCCGCAGCGATCTCGAGTTTGTTCTCAACACCCACAGCTACGAGAGCCTCGGCCGCCCCGAAACCCTCAAGCGGGCCCTGGCCTTGCTCCAGCAGAGCTCAAGCGCCTTCGTCGATCTGGGGGTTTTCGACCAGAGCGGCATGCACGTCGCCTACCAAGGGCCGTTTGAACTCAAATGGAAAAGCTACCGCGACGAACCCTGGTTCAAGGCCGTGATGGAAAAAGGGGTTTACATCAGCGACATCTTCCTGGGCTACCGCAAAGTACCCCACTTCGTGATCGCCCTGGCCAAACAGGACGGCGCCTCGCGGTGGGTCATCCGGGCCACCATCGACACCCAGATGTTCAACGAACTGGCGGGGCGGGTGCGAATCGGCAAAACCGGCGAGGCATTCCTGCTCAGCGCCCAGGGGACGTTTCAAACCGAGCGCCGCTCGGGCGGCCGCCTGATGGCGCAGGACCCCGATTTCGGCTGGTATCCGGTGGAGGATCAGAGGGTCAGAATATTCATCGAAAGCGACAGACAGGGGGACACCTACCTGTATGCCACCACCCGCCTGACCAACAAAAACTGGCTGCTGGTGGTGCGCCAGGAAAAGGCCGACGCCTTCAAGGCCCTCAGCACCGCCACCCATCTGATCCTCTTGATCTCGCTGCTGGGCGGTGCGGTCATCATCGCGGTGGCCTTTTACCTGACCGATCGCATCGTGGCCCGCATCCAGCAGACCGACCGCGAAAAAAACCAGCTCAACGAACAGCTCATCCGCGCCCATCGCCTGTCCGAGCTGGGGGAAATGGCGGCCGGCTTCGCTCATGAGATCAACAACCCGCTACAGGTCATGAAAAGCGAGCAGGCCCTGATCGAAACCATCATCGCGGACCTCAAGGCCTCCGGCCAGCTGCCGGAATCCGAAGACCTGAAGGATCTCGAAGATTCGGTCAGCCAGATTTCGCTCCAGATCGCACGCTGCTCGAAGATCACCCACGCGATTTTGCGCTTCGGCCGCAAAAGCGAGGATGCGGTCCAGGATTTCGACATCCAGACTTTCATCCCCGAAGTGATCGAGATGGTGGCCAAAAAGGCCAGCGTCGAAGGCATCGCCATCCATCGCGAAATCCAGGACGGGCCGGTTTTCATCCACGGCGACCCCTCCCAGCTCCAGCAGGTGCTGTTGAACCTCTTCAACAACGCCATGGACGCCATCATTGCGCGCCACGGAACAATGGGCGGTGAATTGACCGTCAGCTCGGCGCCGACCGGCAACGGCCGCGTCCGGATAACAGTCAACGACAACGGCTGCGGGATCGATGCGGGGAACCTGGATAAAATTTTCTCGCCCTTTTTCACCACCAAACCGGTGGGCAAAGGCACCGGGCTGGGACTCTCGGTCTGCTACGGCATCATCCAGAATCTAGGGGGCGCCATGACGGTTCAGAGCGCACCCGGCGAAGGGGCCACCTTTGTCATCGATCTGCCCACCACGGCGGCATAA
- a CDS encoding response regulator: MALANVLLVDDETGFVETMTKRLTKRNLNIEAAASGPEALEQVKKFGNLEVVILDVKMPGMDGIETLREIKKVAPLLEVIMLTGHATVETAIEGMKLGAYDYLMKPCDIDLLLSKVEQAAAKKRQHEEKIIEARIKEITSRRT, encoded by the coding sequence ATGGCACTTGCGAATGTGTTGTTGGTCGATGACGAAACCGGTTTCGTGGAGACGATGACCAAGCGTCTCACCAAGCGCAACCTCAACATCGAAGCCGCCGCCAGCGGCCCGGAAGCCCTGGAGCAGGTCAAAAAGTTCGGCAATCTGGAGGTGGTCATTCTGGACGTCAAAATGCCCGGCATGGACGGCATCGAGACCCTGCGGGAGATCAAGAAGGTGGCACCCCTGCTGGAGGTCATCATGCTCACCGGACATGCCACGGTGGAAACCGCCATCGAGGGGATGAAGCTGGGCGCCTACGACTATCTGATGAAACCCTGCGACATCGACCTGCTGCTGAGCAAGGTGGAGCAGGCGGCCGCCAAAAAGCGCCAGCACGAGGAGAAGATCATCGAGGCCCGGATCAAGGAGATTACATCGCGCCGCACGTAG
- a CDS encoding substrate-binding domain-containing protein, translated as MKKQALLLVVTLGTILLWGSLGQNSAASAQDSLRYSQAAQVYRAFGKEGVEMFQKKTGIPVEVFVSSSSSAVNRLMNGFADIASTTRQLYYRYNEYGYVEIPFCKDPLAVIVHADAAVTDLTIDQLEEVFSGGITTWRALGGADAPIMVVVPGKDTGANQNFRRQVMKHKEIVYDLMTYESTDVIDIVAKFPGAISFISRGASITTEGVKALKIGGLPPGDPAYPLYQVFSYVTKGEPSGPVKAFVDFAFSPEAQELFSQKGMLPIARTP; from the coding sequence ATGAAAAAACAAGCGCTACTACTCGTAGTGACCCTCGGCACCATCCTTCTGTGGGGCAGCCTGGGGCAGAATTCGGCGGCCTCGGCCCAGGACAGCCTGCGCTACAGCCAGGCCGCACAGGTTTACCGGGCCTTCGGGAAGGAAGGCGTGGAGATGTTCCAGAAAAAAACCGGCATCCCGGTGGAGGTCTTCGTGTCCTCCTCCTCATCGGCGGTCAACCGGCTGATGAACGGTTTCGCCGACATCGCCAGCACCACCCGGCAACTGTATTACCGCTACAACGAGTATGGCTACGTGGAAATCCCATTCTGCAAGGACCCGCTGGCCGTGATTGTTCATGCCGACGCTGCGGTGACGGATCTCACGATTGATCAGCTAGAGGAGGTTTTCAGCGGGGGCATCACCACCTGGCGGGCCCTGGGCGGAGCCGATGCCCCCATCATGGTGGTTGTTCCCGGCAAGGACACCGGCGCAAATCAGAACTTTCGCCGCCAGGTGATGAAACACAAGGAAATCGTCTACGACCTAATGACCTACGAATCTACCGACGTCATCGATATCGTCGCAAAGTTTCCCGGGGCCATATCATTCATCTCCCGGGGCGCCAGCATCACCACCGAGGGTGTCAAGGCACTCAAGATCGGCGGGCTGCCCCCCGGAGATCCCGCCTACCCCTTATATCAGGTGTTCTCCTATGTGACCAAGGGCGAGCCCAGCGGCCCGGTCAAGGCGTTCGTGGATTTCGCCTTTTCCCCCGAGGCCCAGGAGCTCTTCAGCCAAAAGGGCATGCTGCCCATCGCGCGCACCCCCTAA
- a CDS encoding two-component sensor histidine kinase — MDNQRLLSNAYYKHLHRRLVMIVVLVSFAPMIVAIGVILDQFRISYREKIHAHLEELVLKHKQGIDTFLSEKLGDIRFVADVFDCEQLSDSAFLKDLLMILRQEYGGVFEDLGLIDENGRQVAYAGPYLLTEADYSKAEWFRQAIAAPYFISDVFLGLRGTPHFIVAVRKDFGGSACLLRATINFAAFNTLVENLRVGKTGFAYILNRELEFQTKPLYEIPLSKDGYFANFLKRGAGASRPAYIVEREDRKGVPSIFATAFLKDNQWLLVFQQSTEDAFSDISRTLNIAILIFIAGALAIVAMAHILTGRMVARIAVADREKEMMNQQVIETGKLASVGELAAGIAHEINNPVAIMVEEAGWIEDLLEDEDLAQTENKAEFQRALQQIKNQGKRCKEITHKLLSFARKTDSRVEDVAINDLIQEMVSLSAQRARYSKVTMETQLAEGLPPLQVSQTELQQVFLNLINNALDAMNQTGGSLKISTHQADDKIMVEFADTGPGIPRANLGRIFDPFFTTKPVGKGTGLGLSICYGIIKKMGGEIDVNSVVDMGTTFRIQLPVQPQSEGPAQPAA, encoded by the coding sequence ATGGACAACCAAAGACTCCTGTCAAACGCATATTACAAGCATCTTCATCGCCGCCTGGTGATGATTGTGGTTCTGGTTTCCTTCGCACCGATGATCGTGGCCATCGGGGTGATTCTCGACCAGTTTCGAATCTCCTACCGTGAAAAAATCCATGCCCATCTCGAAGAGCTGGTGCTCAAACACAAACAGGGCATCGACACCTTCCTGTCCGAAAAACTCGGCGACATCCGGTTTGTGGCGGACGTTTTCGACTGCGAGCAGCTCAGTGATTCGGCGTTTCTCAAAGATTTGCTGATGATTTTGCGCCAGGAATACGGGGGGGTTTTCGAGGATCTCGGCCTGATCGACGAAAACGGGCGCCAGGTGGCCTATGCCGGTCCGTACCTGCTGACAGAGGCGGACTATTCCAAAGCCGAATGGTTCCGCCAGGCCATTGCGGCCCCCTACTTCATCAGCGACGTCTTTCTGGGGCTGCGCGGCACGCCGCACTTCATCGTGGCCGTGCGCAAGGATTTCGGCGGCAGCGCCTGCCTGCTGCGGGCCACCATCAATTTCGCAGCTTTCAACACCCTGGTGGAAAATCTGCGGGTCGGAAAGACCGGATTCGCCTATATCCTCAACCGCGAACTGGAGTTTCAGACCAAGCCCCTGTATGAAATCCCGCTCTCCAAGGACGGCTACTTCGCCAACTTCCTGAAGAGGGGGGCCGGGGCCTCCCGCCCGGCCTACATTGTCGAACGCGAAGACCGCAAGGGGGTCCCCAGCATCTTCGCAACGGCTTTTCTCAAGGATAACCAGTGGCTGCTGGTCTTTCAGCAGAGCACCGAGGACGCCTTTTCCGACATCAGTCGCACCCTGAACATCGCCATCCTGATTTTCATCGCCGGCGCCCTCGCGATCGTGGCCATGGCCCACATTCTCACCGGACGCATGGTGGCGCGCATCGCGGTTGCCGACCGTGAAAAGGAGATGATGAACCAGCAGGTGATCGAGACCGGCAAGCTGGCCTCGGTGGGAGAGTTGGCCGCGGGCATCGCCCACGAGATCAACAACCCCGTGGCCATCATGGTGGAGGAAGCCGGCTGGATCGAGGATCTGCTGGAGGACGAAGACCTTGCCCAGACCGAAAACAAGGCCGAATTCCAGCGCGCCCTGCAGCAGATCAAAAACCAGGGCAAGCGCTGCAAGGAAATCACCCACAAGCTGCTGAGCTTCGCTCGCAAAACCGACTCCCGGGTGGAGGATGTGGCGATCAATGATCTGATCCAGGAAATGGTGTCGCTCTCAGCCCAGCGGGCGCGCTACAGCAAGGTCACCATGGAAACCCAGCTGGCCGAGGGGCTGCCCCCGCTGCAGGTCTCCCAGACCGAACTGCAGCAGGTGTTTCTCAACCTGATCAACAACGCCCTGGATGCCATGAACCAGACCGGCGGGTCGCTCAAAATTTCCACCCACCAGGCCGACGACAAGATTATGGTCGAATTCGCCGACACCGGACCCGGCATCCCGCGGGCGAACCTGGGCCGCATTTTCGACCCGTTTTTCACCACCAAACCGGTGGGCAAGGGTACTGGTCTGGGGCTTTCGATCTGCTACGGGATCATCAAGAAAATGGGCGGTGAAATCGACGTCAACAGTGTTGTGGACATGGGTACGACCTTCCGCATCCAGCTGCCGGTCCAGCCCCAGTCCGAAGGCCCGGCCCAACCCGCGGCATGA
- a CDS encoding response regulator yields the protein MRKPKILLVDDEERFLSTTQKVLRRKGYDVLTAGSGAEALATIDRNPVDVAIVDVKMPGMDGIATLKEIKRRHPLVEVIMLTGHGTFESAVEGMKSGATDYLTKPSEIDELLEKVAEAFERRRHLEEKIRAIQNHQTPREK from the coding sequence ATGCGAAAACCGAAGATTCTGCTGGTGGACGACGAGGAGCGTTTTCTTTCAACCACCCAGAAAGTGTTGCGCAGAAAAGGCTATGACGTGCTGACGGCCGGCAGCGGGGCCGAGGCGCTGGCGACGATAGACCGCAACCCAGTTGACGTGGCCATTGTGGACGTCAAAATGCCCGGGATGGACGGGATTGCAACGCTCAAGGAGATTAAACGGCGCCACCCCTTGGTGGAGGTCATCATGCTCACCGGCCACGGCACCTTCGAATCGGCTGTGGAGGGGATGAAATCGGGCGCCACCGACTACCTGACCAAGCCCTCGGAGATCGACGAACTGCTGGAGAAGGTCGCCGAGGCGTTTGAAAGACGGCGGCACCTGGAGGAGAAGATCCGCGCCATCCAAAACCACCAGACGCCCCGGGAAAAGTAA
- a CDS encoding response regulator — translation MQSFQLENIRLLIVDDEKSYVDVLANRLQRRKVKVTKAYSGAEGIQLLRRNDFDVAVLDLKMEDMDGIEVLRVFKKMAPELAVIMLTGHGSATAAQQGMQEGAFDYLTKPCELDDLLKKIAKAWAARPTPPAGA, via the coding sequence ATGCAATCGTTTCAGCTCGAAAATATCCGGCTGCTGATCGTCGATGACGAGAAAAGCTACGTCGACGTTCTCGCCAATCGCCTGCAGCGGCGCAAGGTCAAGGTCACCAAGGCCTATTCGGGCGCCGAGGGGATCCAGCTGCTGCGCCGCAACGATTTCGATGTCGCCGTGCTGGACCTCAAGATGGAGGACATGGACGGGATCGAGGTGCTGCGGGTCTTCAAAAAGATGGCTCCCGAGCTGGCCGTGATCATGCTGACCGGTCACGGATCGGCAACCGCCGCACAGCAGGGCATGCAGGAGGGGGCATTCGACTACCTCACCAAACCCTGCGAGCTCGATGATCTGCTGAAAAAAATTGCCAAGGCCTGGGCCGCCCGCCCCACCCCACCGGCGGGAGCGTGA